The Pyrobaculum sp. 3827-6 genome has a segment encoding these proteins:
- a CDS encoding cobaltochelatase subunit CobN yields the protein MRISVVLGYGGYSINIFRKVLEEEAARFGFEWLAAVDEVSEKYAELYGSSDAVFIYSHNLPEKVVDALKRGLASGAIKVCLNAGYLYNYPELVKPADVRVQELARRYYVLGGEKNLRSLVRYMLKLLDRQVEPDPPEELPWHFIYHPRLGIFNTTKEYLEKYDLRGRAGVVGLLYSRSYWLYGDRKPLDLLIEALEAEGLGVLPVVTYGYRDSSLGSPSGEDSVREFFIVEGRPVVDVVVRMQWFFLLDRGGRTRRQDRMNMADVSVLKNLGVPVINVAMSSYKDIKKWLEDPQGLDYLSLVYTVVMPEVDGLIEPIFYIGAKKRPDGSKMNEPYEEHARYIAKRVRRWVELRKKPPHERRIAIVLINPPCKGLEATIAVGFGLDVPESVVRLLHKLAELGYDVGDPEKLPKTGQDLIRIIKERKAHPDFRWTSVKMIVKNGGALDFVDYDTYMKWFEELPRDVREKMEKDWFHPKVVLEGNLPRDLKYGFTGMVWEGKFVVPGVRFGNVVIMPQPKFGCAGPACDGRICRILHDPTITPPHQWLAAYRWLTRIFKTDVVIHFGTHGYLEFRPGKGVGLDVSSWPEISIDDVPHLYVYNVANPMEGVIAKRRSYAVIIDHVYPPMALADVYEEIDKLLNDYARAKAVGDFERAKVVFEELVKKAREAHFKVPEGDVEKAVEEIHEQLDLVKDTQIEMGLHVFGHVDAEKVYEYAVAVMARDTAKFKSIRRVIAEWLGLDYDWMRREPLAVNKLGFTNRETIDLIYKAAVAALRRIEAEGVEKAEGILTEELGKLGVRI from the coding sequence ATGAGGATATCCGTAGTGCTGGGCTACGGTGGCTACTCTATTAACATTTTTAGAAAGGTCTTGGAGGAGGAAGCGGCGAGGTTTGGCTTTGAGTGGCTTGCGGCCGTTGACGAGGTTTCTGAGAAGTATGCAGAGCTCTACGGTTCTTCAGACGCGGTGTTTATCTACTCTCACAACCTCCCTGAGAAGGTAGTTGATGCTTTGAAGAGAGGTCTTGCATCCGGCGCCATTAAGGTCTGCCTAAACGCAGGGTATCTCTACAACTACCCAGAGCTGGTTAAGCCTGCCGACGTGAGGGTGCAGGAACTCGCCAGGAGGTACTACGTATTAGGCGGCGAAAAGAACCTACGCTCTCTCGTGAGATACATGCTCAAACTACTTGACCGTCAGGTGGAGCCTGACCCCCCGGAGGAGCTCCCGTGGCACTTCATATACCACCCGAGACTCGGTATCTTCAACACCACTAAGGAGTATTTAGAGAAATACGATCTCAGGGGGAGGGCGGGGGTAGTGGGTCTGCTCTATAGCCGTAGCTACTGGCTCTACGGCGATAGGAAGCCGCTCGATTTATTAATAGAGGCTCTTGAGGCTGAGGGTCTCGGCGTCTTGCCGGTAGTCACCTACGGCTATAGGGACTCATCGCTGGGATCGCCATCGGGGGAAGACTCGGTTAGGGAGTTCTTTATAGTAGAGGGACGGCCCGTCGTCGACGTCGTGGTTAGGATGCAGTGGTTCTTCTTACTGGATAGAGGAGGGCGTACGAGGAGGCAAGATAGGATGAACATGGCAGACGTTTCTGTTTTGAAGAACTTGGGCGTTCCCGTAATAAATGTAGCGATGTCATCCTACAAAGATATAAAAAAGTGGCTTGAAGATCCCCAAGGCCTTGACTACCTCTCGCTCGTCTACACAGTGGTGATGCCCGAGGTCGACGGATTAATCGAGCCGATCTTCTATATAGGGGCTAAGAAGAGGCCAGACGGCTCAAAAATGAATGAGCCTTACGAGGAACATGCTAGGTATATCGCCAAGAGGGTTAGGAGGTGGGTTGAGCTTAGGAAGAAGCCTCCTCATGAGAGGAGGATCGCCATAGTCCTCATAAACCCTCCCTGCAAGGGGCTTGAGGCCACTATCGCCGTAGGCTTCGGGCTCGATGTGCCTGAGTCTGTGGTGAGGTTGCTACACAAACTCGCCGAGCTTGGCTACGACGTGGGGGATCCCGAAAAGCTTCCGAAGACCGGCCAGGACTTAATAAGGATTATAAAGGAGAGGAAGGCCCATCCGGACTTCCGCTGGACTTCTGTAAAGATGATTGTAAAGAACGGCGGTGCTCTGGATTTTGTAGACTATGATACCTATATGAAGTGGTTTGAGGAGCTCCCCCGCGACGTTCGTGAGAAGATGGAGAAGGACTGGTTCCACCCCAAGGTCGTGCTTGAGGGGAATCTGCCTAGGGATCTTAAATACGGCTTCACCGGAATGGTCTGGGAGGGGAAGTTCGTCGTGCCGGGCGTGCGTTTCGGCAACGTCGTGATCATGCCGCAACCCAAGTTCGGATGCGCGGGGCCTGCCTGCGACGGCAGGATCTGCAGGATTCTCCACGATCCTACAATAACCCCGCCACATCAGTGGCTGGCGGCGTACAGATGGCTGACGCGGATCTTCAAAACCGATGTAGTGATTCACTTCGGGACGCACGGTTATTTGGAATTTAGGCCGGGCAAGGGGGTTGGGCTAGACGTGTCTAGCTGGCCTGAGATCTCAATCGACGACGTGCCGCATCTCTACGTCTACAATGTGGCTAACCCTATGGAGGGGGTAATTGCAAAGAGGAGGAGCTACGCCGTGATTATAGACCACGTCTACCCGCCAATGGCTTTAGCAGATGTTTATGAGGAGATCGACAAGCTTCTTAACGACTACGCCAGGGCTAAGGCCGTCGGCGATTTTGAAAGAGCTAAGGTGGTGTTTGAAGAGTTGGTGAAGAAGGCCAGGGAGGCTCATTTCAAGGTGCCTGAGGGAGATGTGGAGAAGGCTGTGGAGGAGATACACGAACAGCTCGACTTAGTGAAGGATACTCAGATTGAAATGGGTCTCCACGTCTTTGGCCATGTAGACGCGGAGAAGGTGTATGAATACGCCGTTGCCGTGATGGCGCGCGACACGGCAAAGTTTAAGTCTATTAGACGTGTTATAGCCGAGTGGCTGGGTCTTGACTACGACTGGATGAGGAGGGAGCCCCTCGCTGTTAATAAACTCGGCTTTACGAATAGAGAGACGATAGACCTCATATATAAAGCCGCCGTTGCGGCCTTAAGGCGGATAGAGGCGGAGGGGGTGGAGAAGGCGGAGGGAATACTAACGGAGGAGTTGGGGAAGCTCGGTGTGAGGATATGA
- a CDS encoding cobaltochelatase subunit CobN has protein sequence MQVAVTKKGEELRAVFKTALEILDRIRESSSSEVAGFLTGLEGGYVEPGYSGALTRGKIEVLPTGRNFFAVDPTQLPSPSAWKIGVESAEKLIKYYMERHGKYPESVGEVLWSIDAYKADGEQLAQILYLLGVRPTWDSSGSVRGLEVIPLEELGRPRIDVLVRISGIVRDTLPNYIYLIDEAVAKVVALDEPYEMNYPRKHYFENLEKLKAVGADDVEELARARVFAEPPGAYGAGVNYAVEASAWRTDEDLAKTWVQWAGYAYTRGSFGKPAHEALLTNLHYVDMVNRNHISDEHDIFNCCCYFAYHGGFANAAKVVSGKDVEVVTVDTRDISNVDVRDMGDEIERVVRAKLLNPVWISEMKKHGYRGASEFSKKILHLYGWSATTKLVEKWVFDEITKTYVLDEEMRRWFMENNVHALEEIARRLVEAAERGLWKADKEILEKLRSIYTEIEAVLEGEIEGEVQGGAIAIFTASDVDMWRNSDAMKRAEDAFEKLKKISVRLKA, from the coding sequence ATGCAGGTTGCTGTAACCAAAAAGGGCGAGGAGCTCCGCGCCGTTTTTAAAACTGCACTGGAGATTCTGGATAGAATTAGGGAGAGTTCCTCCAGCGAGGTCGCCGGTTTTTTAACTGGGCTGGAGGGCGGCTATGTAGAGCCCGGCTACTCCGGAGCACTTACGCGGGGTAAAATCGAGGTATTGCCCACGGGCCGTAACTTCTTCGCCGTTGATCCAACACAGTTGCCTAGCCCCTCGGCATGGAAAATTGGCGTGGAGTCTGCAGAGAAGTTAATCAAGTACTACATGGAGAGGCACGGGAAGTATCCGGAGAGCGTTGGTGAGGTTTTGTGGTCTATAGATGCTTACAAAGCCGACGGAGAACAACTAGCTCAAATATTATATCTACTGGGGGTTAGGCCCACATGGGATTCGAGCGGCTCGGTGAGGGGTCTTGAGGTTATACCGCTTGAGGAACTGGGCAGGCCGAGGATAGATGTCTTAGTGAGAATTAGCGGAATTGTGAGAGATACCCTCCCCAACTACATCTACTTAATAGACGAGGCCGTCGCCAAGGTGGTAGCACTGGACGAGCCTTATGAGATGAATTACCCAAGAAAACACTATTTTGAAAACCTTGAGAAGCTGAAGGCCGTCGGCGCCGACGATGTAGAGGAGTTAGCGAGGGCCAGAGTATTCGCCGAGCCGCCGGGCGCTTACGGAGCGGGCGTCAACTACGCGGTGGAGGCATCTGCTTGGAGGACCGATGAGGATTTAGCCAAGACCTGGGTTCAGTGGGCTGGCTACGCCTACACGAGGGGGTCCTTCGGCAAGCCTGCCCATGAGGCCCTACTTACTAACCTACACTACGTCGACATGGTGAATAGAAACCATATAAGCGACGAACACGATATATTTAACTGCTGTTGCTACTTCGCTTACCACGGCGGATTTGCCAACGCGGCTAAGGTAGTCTCTGGAAAGGATGTGGAGGTGGTGACTGTGGATACGAGGGACATCAGCAACGTGGATGTGAGGGATATGGGTGATGAGATTGAGCGCGTAGTCCGGGCGAAGCTTCTCAACCCGGTGTGGATTTCGGAAATGAAGAAACACGGCTACCGCGGGGCCAGCGAATTCTCTAAGAAGATACTTCACCTATACGGCTGGTCCGCCACGACGAAATTGGTGGAGAAGTGGGTCTTTGACGAGATCACCAAGACCTATGTCCTCGACGAGGAGATGAGGAGGTGGTTTATGGAAAACAACGTACACGCCCTTGAGGAGATAGCGAGGAGGCTTGTGGAGGCGGCGGAGCGCGGCCTCTGGAAAGCCGACAAGGAGATTTTGGAGAAGTTGCGCAGCATCTATACAGAGATCGAGGCTGTTCTCGAAGGCGAGATTGAGGGGGAGGTCCAAGGAGGAGCTATTGCGATATTTACAGCCTCAGACGTAGATATGTGGCGTAATTCGGACGCGATGAAGAGAGCGGAGGATGCCTTTGAAAAGCTGAAGAAGATAAGCGTAAGGCTGAAGGCATGA
- a CDS encoding WD40 repeat domain-containing protein gives MSKKWVYLILVVLAALVGSLLFSIQQEKAPIQTRPPTSSAPLSTQLANATRTTPQITVQQQYPTQLKLLWTTQPLVDKDWLIQNGIYARAWDWSTYEKGIVTTSPDGRFIAVGTQKGELYIFASNGTLVAKFTYGLGRVPYYVQDFTPDGKYLVVGIASREGELVIYDTSSWREVASIKLAQYLLGPSNATDATITKQPWYGVRPMFITFSDGLMFVTIGESVIDPVSQQLKYVLVKYNLIKMYPELRNVLNKTEYVVSKYTSVQASRLLAVKIGSWDVVWYWPKEGPAYTSLPIATASGGYVAVATWWYIDPRNPYKWFSGVVYVLNATNGNLLYKFAPPPLVPYFNYTSIWNGLALSPDAKNLVVVTDQGTIYALDNKRSAELGMPVVLWSASIMTPIPAQALVIPQKSRNHTLITSYVYTFSGLAGVTQGRVVAYTSSTYVTYWAPGAERRPLIQHPNQTKIFVLNLTNGQLLYVDKFIGMPMYGKVIPFAIAGCFVYVPIGQDWVAADASMSGVYVFDVCRYRVVARFITIPQFGVPLDLDVHGNKIYVLVGLINTAPSEFAPANIIGEYQLLAFKAE, from the coding sequence ATGAGCAAAAAGTGGGTATATCTTATCTTAGTAGTATTAGCGGCCCTCGTCGGAAGTCTCCTATTTTCTATACAACAAGAAAAGGCGCCTATTCAAACCCGCCCGCCTACCTCCTCCGCACCTCTAAGCACACAGTTAGCCAACGCCACGCGCACAACGCCGCAGATCACCGTACAGCAACAATACCCAACCCAGCTGAAACTCCTCTGGACAACTCAGCCTCTTGTAGATAAGGACTGGTTAATACAAAATGGAATTTACGCACGTGCCTGGGACTGGTCCACCTACGAGAAAGGCATTGTCACAACCTCACCCGACGGCAGGTTTATAGCCGTGGGTACTCAAAAGGGCGAGTTGTATATATTCGCCTCTAATGGGACGCTTGTAGCTAAGTTTACATATGGGTTAGGTAGAGTGCCTTATTACGTACAGGACTTCACTCCCGACGGGAAGTACCTCGTAGTTGGCATAGCTTCTAGGGAGGGAGAACTAGTGATCTACGACACGTCCAGCTGGAGGGAGGTGGCTTCTATAAAGCTGGCCCAGTACCTCCTAGGCCCCTCAAACGCAACAGACGCTACAATAACAAAACAGCCTTGGTACGGAGTCCGGCCGATGTTTATAACATTCTCAGACGGCTTAATGTTTGTAACTATAGGAGAATCGGTAATTGATCCAGTTAGTCAACAGCTAAAGTACGTACTAGTTAAATATAACCTCATAAAAATGTATCCAGAGTTGAGAAATGTCTTGAATAAGACAGAGTATGTAGTCAGTAAATACACCTCTGTGCAAGCGTCGCGCCTTCTTGCAGTGAAGATAGGTAGCTGGGACGTCGTGTGGTACTGGCCCAAAGAGGGGCCGGCGTACACCTCCCTGCCTATAGCAACGGCGAGTGGGGGATACGTCGCCGTGGCTACTTGGTGGTATATTGATCCTAGAAATCCGTACAAGTGGTTCAGCGGCGTTGTCTACGTGCTTAACGCCACGAACGGCAATCTGCTTTACAAATTCGCGCCGCCGCCATTAGTGCCCTACTTCAACTACACAAGTATTTGGAACGGCCTTGCTCTTTCGCCAGACGCGAAGAATCTCGTAGTCGTTACAGATCAAGGCACGATATATGCCCTGGATAACAAGAGATCCGCAGAGCTCGGAATGCCGGTTGTGCTGTGGTCTGCATCTATAATGACGCCAATACCGGCGCAGGCGTTGGTAATACCGCAGAAGAGCAGAAACCACACGTTAATAACATCATACGTATACACCTTCAGCGGGCTAGCCGGCGTAACTCAGGGCAGAGTCGTGGCTTATACGAGCAGCACGTACGTCACCTACTGGGCGCCAGGCGCCGAGAGGAGGCCCCTCATTCAACACCCCAACCAGACTAAGATCTTTGTCTTGAATTTGACTAATGGACAGCTCCTCTATGTAGACAAATTCATAGGCATGCCTATGTATGGGAAGGTTATCCCGTTTGCGATAGCTGGCTGTTTTGTCTATGTGCCTATTGGACAGGATTGGGTGGCGGCTGACGCCTCTATGTCTGGCGTCTATGTTTTTGATGTCTGTAGGTATAGGGTGGTGGCTAGGTTCATCACTATTCCGCAGTTCGGAGTTCCGCTAGATTTAGACGTACACGGCAATAAGATATACGTACTCGTCGGGTTGATAAACACCGCGCCAAGCGAATTTGCCCCGGCGAACATAATAGGCGAATACCAATTGTTGGCGTTTAAAGCCGAATGA
- a CDS encoding VWA domain-containing protein: MRRRVVFPFPAIVGMEKAKLALLAVAVNPAIGGVLLRGDKGTGKTTLVRSLADVLPEIEVVADCPFQCHPRDPQLMCDSCYARYQNGERLPVAVRKMRVIDLPLSITVDRLVGTLDIKKAITEGIRGLQPGLLAEANRNILYIDEVNLLDDYVADVLLDAAAYGWNVVEREGISVRHPARFILVASMNPEEGELRPQLLDRFGLVVDVEAPQDPEVRAEIVRRVEEYSRDPEAFYKKWEPEIEALREKIKKAIQLLPEVEMSEDLLKLLADTVVKLGIRTSRAEIITARTAKALAALEGRTKVTMEDLQKAMELALPHRLKAKPFEKPRVPPPTSNKQEESRQSQQQSPPQQPREPQSGGSREPQSGGDGPGGGGAETRGAADVDAPIAFKKEVAGEARGLSSRASVKRVVGHPLGVPYMYLPAEGREPRDIDIAGSLVTAALRGGGLPLKVEPGDLAVRVRRARAPRISLVILDASGSMNFMKRIEAAKGLVKKIAEESYVKRSYVGLITFRGSGVDVVVEPTRNYWLVLDILEKVPSGGATPMSAALAYALEYLKRLRQRLKGDYWVYVVTDGKANVSLGGNIKEELNAYSAELSKLAKLVVVDTKPGLFEPSLNYIEVLAKYATDVLQIP; this comes from the coding sequence ATGAGAAGACGCGTCGTCTTCCCCTTCCCGGCCATCGTGGGGATGGAAAAGGCTAAGCTTGCCCTCCTCGCGGTGGCTGTAAACCCCGCCATCGGCGGCGTGTTACTCAGGGGGGATAAGGGGACTGGCAAAACTACCCTAGTGAGATCTCTCGCAGACGTTCTGCCCGAAATCGAAGTGGTGGCCGACTGCCCCTTCCAGTGCCACCCCCGCGATCCCCAGCTTATGTGCGACTCCTGCTACGCCAGATATCAAAATGGGGAGAGGTTGCCGGTAGCTGTGCGGAAAATGCGCGTTATAGACCTCCCGTTGTCTATAACAGTAGATAGGCTTGTGGGCACTCTCGACATCAAGAAAGCCATTACTGAAGGTATCCGCGGGTTGCAACCAGGACTTCTGGCTGAGGCTAACCGCAACATCCTCTACATAGACGAGGTAAATCTCTTAGACGATTACGTGGCGGACGTGTTGCTGGACGCCGCCGCCTACGGCTGGAACGTAGTGGAGAGGGAGGGGATTTCTGTGAGGCACCCCGCCCGCTTTATACTGGTGGCCTCTATGAATCCTGAGGAGGGGGAGCTGAGGCCTCAGCTTCTAGACCGCTTCGGCCTTGTAGTGGACGTGGAGGCGCCGCAAGACCCGGAGGTGAGAGCTGAAATAGTCAGGCGTGTGGAGGAGTACAGCAGAGATCCCGAGGCCTTTTACAAAAAATGGGAGCCTGAAATAGAGGCGTTGAGGGAGAAGATAAAGAAGGCGATACAGCTACTGCCGGAGGTTGAGATGTCTGAAGACCTCTTGAAGTTGTTAGCAGACACCGTGGTGAAGCTCGGCATCAGGACCAGCCGCGCCGAGATTATAACTGCCCGCACCGCAAAAGCCCTGGCGGCACTTGAGGGGAGGACTAAAGTCACTATGGAAGATCTGCAGAAGGCAATGGAGCTGGCGCTTCCCCACAGACTGAAGGCGAAGCCGTTTGAAAAGCCGAGAGTACCCCCGCCTACTAGCAACAAACAAGAGGAGAGCCGGCAGAGCCAGCAACAGTCTCCGCCGCAACAGCCAAGAGAGCCGCAAAGCGGCGGCAGTAGAGAGCCGCAAAGCGGCGGGGATGGGCCCGGCGGAGGCGGCGCCGAGACAAGAGGGGCGGCTGATGTGGACGCGCCCATCGCTTTTAAGAAGGAAGTTGCGGGGGAGGCAAGAGGCCTCTCCTCAAGAGCTTCTGTTAAGAGGGTGGTGGGGCATCCCCTGGGGGTGCCTTATATGTATCTCCCCGCCGAGGGGAGGGAGCCGAGAGATATAGACATAGCGGGCTCTCTTGTCACGGCGGCTCTTAGGGGGGGCGGCCTCCCCCTGAAGGTGGAGCCCGGCGATTTAGCTGTGAGAGTTAGGAGGGCCAGAGCTCCTAGAATTTCGCTTGTCATCTTAGACGCGAGTGGTAGCATGAATTTCATGAAGAGGATAGAGGCGGCTAAGGGTCTTGTAAAGAAAATCGCAGAGGAGTCTTACGTGAAGAGGAGTTACGTCGGCTTAATTACTTTCAGAGGATCTGGCGTAGACGTAGTGGTGGAGCCCACCCGCAACTACTGGCTGGTGCTGGATATTTTAGAAAAAGTGCCCAGCGGCGGCGCGACGCCTATGTCGGCGGCGCTGGCCTACGCCCTTGAGTATTTAAAGAGGCTGAGGCAGAGGCTGAAAGGGGATTACTGGGTATACGTGGTAACAGACGGGAAGGCCAATGTCTCCCTCGGCGGTAACATAAAAGAAGAGCTTAACGCCTACAGCGCGGAGCTTTCAAAATTAGCCAAGCTTGTAGTGGTGGACACAAAGCCCGGCCTATTTGAACCCTCGTTAAACTATATCGAGGTGCTTGCGAAATATGCCACAGATGTGCTTCAAATACCATGA